A window from Candidatus Nitrosotenuis uzonensis encodes these proteins:
- a CDS encoding aspartate kinase, with protein MEKLVVAKFGGSASGIDGEFVTGIVDRISELKKDSKVIAVFSAPLTIHEGKRKSLTDLALHIGKKAEEGLRPDMSGFRNSYDRLLNYVSEQYKQECAKTIDSMLEKSQSAFEEAVERKSFADEVRSRALAFSGEILMSHVMNYILKSGGIKCDVVGYDIWPIITDNNIESTNFLASESQKRLEPMEEMVRKNDVVSIGGFIGKTVDGIETTYERGGTDRTAADIGILFHKKYNVSIDFEKDSAVVSADPRVVSEGLDDITHLSYNEARIAGMFGMKILDPIAIKEILENGVDMPIIITNMKDPQKTTTIKRKLEGHNGHPLKIVTGKKNCAILRIESRSAERLLESLEKDKRYSEFVILSPYTKDDIEFTRILFLDADYVKRNERYVLGFDSLATITYNRGVVTLIGDEMWRVQQIVSKASSRIGEAGINILNMDAQEETSRVIIVTDDSHDNIEKAIRAVHSERVKITFV; from the coding sequence TTGGAAAAACTAGTTGTTGCCAAGTTTGGGGGAAGTGCAAGCGGAATTGACGGGGAGTTTGTTACTGGAATAGTAGACCGCATAAGCGAATTGAAAAAAGATTCCAAGGTCATAGCAGTGTTTTCAGCCCCGCTTACCATACATGAGGGGAAAAGAAAATCGTTGACCGACCTTGCCTTGCACATAGGCAAAAAGGCCGAGGAAGGACTCAGACCCGACATGTCGGGATTTAGAAACTCGTACGACAGGCTGCTCAATTATGTATCAGAGCAGTACAAGCAGGAATGCGCCAAAACAATTGATTCCATGCTTGAGAAATCACAGTCGGCCTTTGAGGAGGCAGTTGAGCGAAAATCATTTGCAGATGAAGTGCGATCAAGAGCGCTTGCCTTCTCAGGCGAGATATTAATGTCGCATGTGATGAACTATATCCTAAAGAGCGGCGGCATAAAATGCGATGTGGTAGGATACGACATTTGGCCCATAATTACCGATAACAACATAGAATCAACTAATTTTCTTGCCTCAGAATCACAAAAGCGTCTTGAGCCGATGGAGGAGATGGTACGCAAAAACGATGTAGTCTCAATAGGCGGCTTTATCGGAAAGACCGTAGACGGAATAGAGACCACATATGAGCGTGGAGGTACTGACAGGACTGCTGCTGATATCGGGATTTTATTCCACAAAAAATACAATGTAAGCATAGATTTTGAAAAAGACAGCGCCGTGGTCTCGGCTGATCCCAGAGTGGTGAGTGAAGGACTTGACGATATCACACATCTATCATACAACGAGGCAAGAATTGCAGGAATGTTCGGCATGAAGATCCTCGATCCCATAGCAATAAAGGAGATTCTTGAGAACGGTGTTGACATGCCAATAATAATCACAAACATGAAAGACCCACAAAAGACAACCACCATAAAGCGCAAGCTTGAAGGGCATAATGGACACCCGCTCAAGATAGTCACTGGCAAGAAAAACTGCGCCATACTAAGAATAGAGAGCAGATCTGCGGAAAGACTGCTGGAATCCCTTGAGAAGGACAAAAGATACTCTGAATTTGTCATACTGTCCCCATACACAAAGGATGACATCGAGTTTACCAGAATCTTGTTTTTGGATGCAGATTATGTCAAAAGAAATGAGCGGTATGTGTTAGGCTTTGACTCGCTTGCAACCATAACTTACAACCGAGGAGTAGTGACGCTCATAGGCGATGAGATGTGGCGTGTACAACAGATAGTCTCAAAGGCAAGCTCAAGGATAGGTGAGGCTGGAATCAACATACTGAACATGGACGCACAGGAGGAGACATCACGCGTCATCATAGTAACAGACGACTCGCATGATAATATTGAAAAGGCGATTCGCGCTGTTCATTCAGAGAGGGTCAAGATAACCTTCGTCTGA
- a CDS encoding branched-chain amino acid transaminase, giving the protein MKEVGKIWMNGKLVPFKNAKVHVLTHALHYSTAIFEGIRCYDTPSGSAIFRLPEHVERFFRSAKLYSMKMEFSKEQITDAIVKTVKASGLRECYIRPIAYYGYGTMGLTPTPNKVDVAIACWEWKMGESKAGKESGARCKISSWIRIDSRSQPMQAKAASNYANAALARVEALKNGYDEAIMLNHHGKIAEGSAENIFVVKDGQIFTPPLSSGCLAGITRDSVIQIIRAGGQEVTERELERDDLYSADEIFMTGTAAEVKSVAQIDDVIIGNGKIGQTTRRLQKEFMDVAMGNDQRFSHWLLYI; this is encoded by the coding sequence ATGAAGGAAGTAGGCAAGATATGGATGAACGGCAAGCTTGTGCCTTTCAAGAATGCCAAAGTGCATGTATTGACTCACGCGTTACACTATTCTACTGCGATCTTTGAAGGAATAAGGTGTTATGATACACCAAGCGGTTCGGCAATATTCAGGCTGCCAGAACACGTGGAACGATTCTTCAGGTCAGCCAAGCTGTATTCTATGAAGATGGAGTTCTCAAAAGAACAGATAACAGATGCCATAGTAAAGACTGTAAAGGCAAGCGGCCTTAGGGAATGCTACATCAGACCTATTGCATATTATGGGTATGGCACCATGGGGCTTACTCCAACACCGAACAAGGTCGACGTTGCAATAGCGTGCTGGGAATGGAAGATGGGTGAGTCAAAGGCAGGCAAAGAATCAGGTGCACGATGCAAGATCTCAAGCTGGATTCGAATAGATTCCAGATCACAACCGATGCAGGCAAAGGCAGCATCAAACTATGCTAATGCAGCCCTTGCAAGAGTTGAAGCACTCAAGAACGGCTATGACGAGGCAATAATGCTAAACCATCACGGCAAGATAGCTGAAGGAAGTGCCGAGAATATCTTTGTGGTAAAGGATGGTCAGATATTTACCCCACCGCTTTCCTCAGGATGCCTTGCCGGAATAACAAGAGACAGCGTAATTCAGATAATAAGAGCCGGCGGGCAGGAAGTCACAGAGCGTGAGCTTGAACGTGACGATCTGTATTCTGCGGATGAGATATTCATGACAGGCACAGCAGCGGAGGTAAAATCTGTGGCCCAAATAGATGATGTGATCATCGGCAATGGCAAGATTGGACAGACTACCAGAAGATTACAAAAAGAGTTCATGGATGTTGCAATGGGCAACGATCAGAGATTCTCGCACTGGCTTTTGTACATCTAG
- a CDS encoding class I SAM-dependent methyltransferase translates to MQPLDSQYWEKYAHNHKEYYNYEMAKFISDLAVSLRAQSVLEVGCSAGNDLSLLEDKMQVAGIDSSEHAILQARKNFPHMQLKVGSITSIPHDDCAFDFVFTRNVFNYLADDHMQKATDELFRVSKKYIMNIEMFSENDHIIEKGPPRMIGRNMKNRWLNYRVKIISDVNMHEEIDPKRSRFVLVRKM, encoded by the coding sequence ATGCAGCCACTAGATTCTCAATACTGGGAAAAATATGCGCATAATCATAAAGAGTATTACAACTACGAGATGGCAAAGTTTATCTCTGATTTGGCAGTCTCACTGAGGGCGCAAAGCGTTCTTGAAGTTGGGTGCAGTGCAGGAAACGATCTGAGTCTATTGGAGGACAAAATGCAGGTAGCCGGAATTGACTCTAGCGAACATGCGATATTGCAGGCAAGAAAGAATTTTCCACATATGCAGCTCAAAGTAGGCTCGATCACATCCATACCGCATGATGACTGTGCTTTTGATTTTGTGTTCACAAGGAATGTGTTCAACTATCTTGCAGACGATCACATGCAAAAAGCAACGGACGAGCTGTTTAGGGTGTCAAAAAAATACATCATGAACATAGAAATGTTCTCAGAAAACGACCATATAATTGAGAAAGGCCCTCCAAGAATGATTGGCAGAAATATGAAAAACAGATGGTTGAACTACAGGGTGAAGATAATCAGTGATGTTAATATGCATGAGGAGATTGATCCGAAAAGATCAAGGTTTGTCCTAGTAAGAAAAATGTAG